A single Micromonospora luteifusca DNA region contains:
- a CDS encoding MMPL family transporter — protein sequence MGSRPVTVRLARWSAEHPWRAIALWAVFVAVCFVGGSAAGLNEATSADQAIGEAGRASLIVDAADFDDPAVDNVLITSRGGALDQTAAKAAADDAAARLRTVTGVTEVGQPITARDGSALLLPITMSGDPETASDRVQPLRDATADVQAAHPLLRVEQVGGPSIGQALDDTLGKDFKRAELLSLPVTLAILIIAFGALVAASVPVLLALSSVAAAMGLSTLASHLVPATDTTAPVILLIGMAVGVDYSLFYIRREREERAKGRSGLAAVEIAAETSGHAVVVSGFAVIIAMAGLLLAGDVVFSSLAIGSILVVAVAVTGSLTVLPALLARLGRWVDRPRVPLLWRLTAPRTSRHGEPRAPRLWPAVLRPALRAPVVTLVISVGLLLALAAPALGMKLKFPGMEDLPRTTPAMQAYDRLTAAFPSTGTNHVVAVRAPAEQADRVRAALTDLSTRATGDPLFAPAEADGPKIEVSADRRVSVLDVATPYSSRDDRSVRSLEKLRADLVPAELRGIPGIEYAVGGSVADSTDYAKHVRNKLPLVMGFVLVLTFLVMVLTFRSVVVAASSIALNLLSAGAAYGLLVLVFQGEWAEGLLGFTSMGAIVSWLPLFLFVVLFGLSMDYHVFVVSRIREGIRAGMPNRDAVSYGITSSAGVVTSAAVVMVGVFSIFATLSTIDMKQLGIGLAAAILLDATVIRGVVLPALMTLLGDANWWAPRFLRQRPAPAPVDPPAPAPELVPVP from the coding sequence ATGGGCAGCAGACCGGTGACGGTGCGGTTGGCGCGGTGGAGCGCCGAACACCCGTGGCGGGCGATCGCACTGTGGGCCGTGTTCGTGGCGGTGTGTTTCGTCGGCGGCAGCGCCGCCGGCCTCAACGAGGCCACCAGCGCCGACCAGGCGATCGGCGAGGCGGGGCGCGCCAGCCTGATCGTGGACGCCGCCGACTTCGACGACCCGGCCGTGGACAACGTCCTCATCACGTCGCGGGGCGGTGCGCTGGACCAGACGGCGGCGAAGGCGGCGGCGGACGACGCGGCAGCCCGGTTGCGTACGGTCACCGGCGTCACCGAGGTGGGTCAGCCGATCACCGCCCGGGACGGCTCGGCGCTGCTGCTGCCGATCACCATGTCCGGTGACCCGGAGACCGCCTCGGACCGGGTGCAGCCTCTGCGCGACGCCACCGCCGATGTGCAGGCGGCGCACCCGCTGCTGCGCGTCGAGCAGGTCGGCGGGCCGTCGATCGGCCAGGCCCTCGACGACACCCTGGGCAAGGACTTCAAGCGCGCCGAGTTGCTCAGCCTGCCGGTCACCCTGGCGATCCTGATCATCGCGTTCGGCGCACTGGTCGCGGCCAGCGTGCCGGTGCTGCTGGCGCTCTCGTCGGTCGCCGCCGCGATGGGCCTGTCCACGCTCGCCTCGCACCTCGTGCCGGCCACCGACACGACGGCACCCGTGATCCTGCTGATCGGTATGGCGGTCGGGGTCGACTACTCGCTGTTCTACATCCGTCGGGAGCGGGAGGAACGGGCCAAGGGCCGCTCCGGCCTGGCCGCGGTCGAGATCGCCGCCGAAACCTCCGGGCACGCCGTGGTGGTCTCCGGGTTCGCGGTGATCATCGCGATGGCCGGGCTGCTGCTCGCCGGCGACGTGGTCTTCTCGTCCCTGGCCATCGGTTCGATCCTGGTGGTCGCCGTCGCGGTGACCGGCTCACTGACCGTGCTGCCCGCCCTGCTGGCCAGGCTCGGCCGCTGGGTCGACCGTCCCCGGGTGCCGCTGCTCTGGCGGCTGACCGCTCCGCGTACGTCCCGGCACGGTGAGCCACGCGCACCCCGGCTCTGGCCGGCGGTGCTCCGGCCGGCGCTGCGCGCGCCGGTGGTGACGCTGGTCATCTCGGTGGGCCTGCTGCTCGCGCTGGCCGCGCCGGCGCTCGGCATGAAGCTGAAGTTCCCCGGCATGGAGGACCTGCCGCGCACCACGCCGGCCATGCAGGCGTACGACCGGCTCACCGCGGCCTTCCCGAGCACCGGCACCAACCACGTGGTGGCCGTCCGGGCACCGGCCGAGCAGGCCGACCGGGTTCGCGCCGCCCTCACCGACCTCTCCACCCGGGCCACCGGGGATCCGCTGTTCGCCCCGGCGGAGGCGGACGGCCCGAAGATCGAGGTGTCGGCCGACCGGCGGGTGTCGGTGTTGGACGTCGCCACCCCGTACTCCAGTCGGGACGACAGGTCGGTGCGGTCGCTGGAGAAGCTGCGCGCGGACCTGGTCCCGGCCGAGCTGCGGGGCATCCCCGGCATCGAGTACGCGGTCGGCGGCAGCGTGGCCGACAGTACGGACTACGCGAAGCACGTCCGGAACAAGTTGCCTCTGGTGATGGGCTTCGTGCTGGTGCTGACCTTCCTGGTCATGGTGCTCACCTTCCGGTCAGTCGTGGTTGCGGCAAGCTCGATCGCGTTGAACCTGCTCTCCGCCGGTGCCGCGTACGGGCTGCTGGTGCTGGTCTTCCAGGGCGAGTGGGCCGAAGGGCTGCTCGGCTTCACGTCGATGGGCGCGATCGTGTCCTGGCTGCCGTTGTTCCTCTTCGTGGTGCTCTTCGGCCTCTCGATGGACTACCACGTGTTCGTGGTCAGTCGGATCCGCGAGGGGATCCGGGCCGGCATGCCCAACCGCGACGCCGTGTCGTACGGGATCACCTCCTCCGCCGGGGTGGTGACCAGCGCGGCGGTCGTGATGGTCGGCGTCTTCTCGATCTTCGCCACGTTGAGCACGATCGACATGAAGCAGCTCGGCATCGGCCTGGCGGCGGCGATCCTGCTGGACGCCACGGTCATCCGGGGAGTGGTGCTGCCGGCGTTGATGACCTTGCTCGGCGACGCCAACTGGTGGGCTCCGCGTTTCCTGCGCCAGCGTCCGGCACCCGCCCCCGTCGATCCGCCGGCCCCCGCCCCGGAGCTGGTGCCGGTCCCCTGA
- the mutM gene encoding bifunctional DNA-formamidopyrimidine glycosylase/DNA-(apurinic or apyrimidinic site) lyase: MPELPEVETVRQGLARWVIGRRIASVEVRHPRAVRRHVLGGVHFADVLAGRTVLDARRRGKYLWLPLDSGDAIIGHLGMSGQLLLQPPGTADETHLRVRFRFADDGPELRFVDQRTFGGLSVSEGGAELPDEIAHIARDPMDPEFSDAAFVAALRGRHTEVKRALLDQTLISGVGNIYADEALWRAGLHGGRPTDALTGPAAQRLLGHVRDVLAEAIKVGGTSFDALYVNVNGESGYFDRELNAYGREGEPCRRCGAPIRREAFMNRSSYSCPRCQPRPRGSLRG, translated from the coding sequence GTGCCTGAGCTGCCCGAGGTGGAGACCGTCCGGCAGGGGCTGGCTCGATGGGTCATCGGCCGCCGGATCGCCTCGGTTGAGGTCCGTCACCCGCGTGCCGTTCGCCGGCACGTCCTGGGCGGCGTGCACTTCGCGGACGTGCTCGCTGGCCGGACCGTGCTGGATGCCCGCCGTCGCGGCAAGTACCTCTGGCTGCCGCTGGACAGCGGCGACGCGATCATCGGGCACCTCGGTATGTCCGGTCAGCTGCTGCTCCAACCACCGGGCACCGCGGACGAGACGCACCTGCGGGTCCGGTTCCGGTTCGCCGACGACGGGCCGGAGCTGCGCTTCGTCGACCAGCGCACGTTCGGTGGGCTCTCGGTGAGCGAGGGCGGCGCCGAGCTGCCCGACGAGATCGCACACATCGCCCGCGACCCGATGGACCCGGAGTTCTCCGACGCGGCGTTCGTCGCCGCGTTGCGTGGCCGGCACACCGAGGTGAAGCGGGCACTGCTCGACCAGACCCTGATCTCCGGGGTGGGCAACATCTACGCCGACGAGGCGCTCTGGCGCGCCGGGTTGCACGGGGGTCGACCCACCGACGCGCTGACCGGCCCGGCCGCGCAGCGCCTGCTCGGCCACGTCCGCGACGTGCTCGCCGAGGCGATCAAGGTGGGTGGGACCAGCTTCGACGCCCTCTATGTCAACGTCAACGGGGAGAGCGGCTACTTCGACCGGGAGCTGAACGCCTACGGTCGCGAGGGTGAGCCGTGCCGTCGGTGCGGGGCGCCGATCCGCCGTGAGGCATTCATGAACCGGTCCTCGTACAGCTGCCCGCGCTGTCAGCCACGGCCCCGGGGCTCCCTTCGGGGATGA